A window from Ruminiclostridium josui JCM 17888 encodes these proteins:
- a CDS encoding family 43 glycosylhydrolase, protein MIKMRILSCLLITSILTGLLSFMPVNNANADTGLMLWYRFNEGSGIKVADSSGNGRDGILNGNCSWITAQNGSGAIELDGSSGYIKMPNGLLSELTETTVSARVFVDSSNMNPSWIFTFGTTTDSKSDVNAHYFGFLLESGVYRVMLAKARWTDEQNTKVNSAFSTGVWKYVTYTQKGTIGTLYVDGVKVAENTNVAYTPKDIESTAANFIGRAPYVEDKYFKGKISDFRLYNRALSSAEVVELSNSSAADIVAMDKAALNLGDLSQVTSKINLPTTGENGSIITWVSSNPSVVSSTGYVNRPKYPDTDKQVTLTATISRGSASDTKIFQVTVKALLQGQDQVIENAKKQLFIPNADDIRGNITLPSSIVTEGVTVKVTWSTDKPSIVNVNEVVNQGYDNTPAGVVTRPNTDTKVTLTAHLTNGTASDTTDLTITVKAKPKTINESDYKGYFFTYFNGTARSDAEQIYFASSIDGLHWNELNGNNPVLTSTVGDKGVRDPFIIRSPDGDKFYMVATDLRIANGKGWDAAATSGSKSVVIWESNDLINWSKERLVKVARDDAGCTWAPEIVFDEKTGEYVMFWASRIGADNYSKFRIYIAKTRDFYTFTEPKLYIERSNDVIDTTIIKHAGIYYRFSKDEVNKNILIDKCDQLLNKNFVSLPSTSVESQKGVEGPAIFKFNGQNKWCLLLDYYGGGGYYPMVSTDIASGVFTRLNSSEYKLPTGPRHGTVMPITQAEYNAIMTKWGNSAPIEEPKTTPILEYKFDETKTGNTIADTSGNNRKGTLNGNATYVYDSEKKSQVLYLDGTTDTFAAFPQGFFDGRNTVTISMDIKPLTVSGNFFTFTVGKDTNKYMFLRTRDTESRNAITINSYSNEQEVKATTVPIANKWMNIKLVITPTSMAIYKDGLMLGRNNNVSISMSDLGTSLMAYLGKSFYSADLYFKGYFDNVKVYNRAFNETEIADEFGIANKPVKIVSAEDVTVTKNAGQLPELPSKVKVNYSNGTTGSAKVLWDDISQAKYTEDGIATVEGVLYENEYENPLILNRADPCIYKHTDGYYYFTASYTDASNGHNNVGMYQYDRIVIRKASTIQGLSTATEKVIYTKAPLQGNKSPHVWAPEIHFINGNWYIYYTTTISSTDVWQIRPHVLMCPGNLDPMVKENWQDKGQVKKTNSSDMAFSGFSLDETVFEHNGNMYMVWAQNDPNSNLYIARMKDPYTIDTNAVKIATPQYDWEIHAYKVNEGPSVIKRNGRIFISYSASGTDALYCMGLLTASDKSDLLNPNSWVKTPYPVMTFNTEAGQYGPGHNTFTVSEDGSEDILVYHARQEEKYISGSYEPLYDAGRHTRVQKLVWNSDGTPNFGVPMADGKVLSTVKVKANIVEENIIKGASAEGYSIIGTKCDSVNKKATVYFSRSNSTVKDISSVPLKYQLANGCTIDGLVGHPIDLTQPVSIRIKMPDESIQVWTVEGILCNNPVLGGQFADPDISIFGDKYYIYPTTDGYTGWSGTQFHAFSSSDMINWKDEGVILDAGVGKDVPWAVGSAWAPTIVEKNGKYYFYFCAKRSDGKSCIGVATSESPKGPFIAESEPLITPENLENGVTVSQTIDSSVFTDDDGISYLLFGNGSPAIVQLNDDMISLKSGSMKNLSGAVDFRESMTVIKRNGLYHFTWSCDDTGSENYHVNYGTSNSLYGPIQYQYTVLSKNPDNNILGCGHQSIIKLPNKDEYYMAYHRFVTPLGQYSSGLGYHRETCIDKVEFDANTGLMKVVVPTLEGVAETPLNVEVVGDYNGDKTVDAIDFAYLKQYLLGKIDSFPVQDKMFVGDLNMDGEINAIDLAILKGYLLGKYDKLPYVN, encoded by the coding sequence ATGATTAAAATGCGTATTTTGTCATGTCTGCTAATTACTTCAATTCTCACAGGACTACTTTCATTTATGCCTGTAAACAATGCAAATGCAGACACCGGTTTGATGCTTTGGTATAGGTTTAACGAGGGATCAGGTATAAAAGTGGCCGATTCTTCAGGTAACGGCAGGGACGGAATTTTGAATGGTAATTGCAGTTGGATAACGGCCCAAAATGGCTCGGGTGCAATTGAATTAGATGGAAGTTCAGGATATATAAAGATGCCCAATGGCCTATTGTCAGAGCTGACAGAGACTACTGTAAGCGCCAGGGTCTTTGTTGATTCATCAAATATGAACCCGTCCTGGATATTTACTTTTGGTACGACGACAGATTCCAAAAGTGACGTGAATGCACATTATTTCGGTTTTCTATTAGAATCAGGAGTTTACAGGGTTATGCTTGCAAAAGCACGCTGGACTGACGAGCAAAACACTAAGGTGAACTCGGCCTTTAGTACAGGAGTGTGGAAGTATGTTACATATACTCAAAAAGGGACTATAGGTACACTTTATGTAGATGGGGTGAAGGTTGCTGAGAACACCAATGTAGCATATACTCCCAAAGATATTGAATCTACGGCAGCAAATTTCATTGGAAGAGCACCTTATGTTGAGGACAAATATTTCAAAGGAAAAATTTCTGATTTCAGATTATATAATAGGGCATTGAGCAGCGCAGAGGTAGTAGAATTAAGTAACAGCAGCGCAGCTGATATTGTGGCAATGGACAAAGCAGCGCTAAACTTAGGAGATTTAAGTCAGGTAACTTCAAAAATTAACTTGCCCACAACAGGAGAGAATGGCAGTATTATTACCTGGGTCTCTTCTAACCCAAGTGTTGTTTCTTCAACTGGCTATGTAAATAGGCCTAAATACCCTGATACAGATAAACAGGTAACGCTTACTGCAACTATATCTAGAGGAAGTGCAAGTGATACTAAAATATTCCAAGTTACAGTTAAAGCATTGTTGCAAGGACAGGACCAGGTAATTGAGAATGCCAAAAAGCAGCTTTTTATTCCTAATGCAGATGATATACGCGGAAATATTACATTACCATCATCAATTGTTACTGAAGGAGTAACTGTCAAGGTAACATGGTCAACGGACAAGCCTTCTATTGTTAATGTGAATGAAGTAGTGAATCAAGGCTATGACAATACTCCTGCAGGTGTCGTTACAAGGCCTAACACAGACACAAAAGTAACATTAACAGCACATCTGACAAATGGAACTGCATCGGATACCACAGATTTGACTATTACAGTAAAGGCAAAACCAAAAACTATAAATGAATCGGATTATAAGGGATATTTCTTTACATATTTTAATGGCACTGCCAGATCTGATGCAGAGCAGATATACTTTGCTTCAAGTATAGATGGACTTCATTGGAATGAACTCAATGGAAACAATCCGGTACTGACTTCAACTGTTGGAGATAAGGGTGTTCGAGATCCTTTTATAATAAGATCACCTGATGGAGATAAATTCTATATGGTTGCAACAGACCTAAGAATAGCAAATGGTAAAGGCTGGGATGCAGCTGCAACATCCGGAAGTAAATCTGTTGTTATTTGGGAATCCAATGATTTAATAAATTGGTCTAAAGAAAGACTAGTTAAGGTTGCAAGGGATGACGCAGGCTGTACCTGGGCTCCTGAAATAGTATTTGACGAGAAAACCGGAGAATATGTGATGTTCTGGGCATCAAGAATAGGAGCAGATAACTATAGCAAGTTTAGAATATACATAGCAAAGACAAGAGACTTTTATACTTTTACCGAACCAAAGTTGTATATTGAAAGAAGTAATGATGTAATAGATACAACAATAATCAAACACGCAGGCATATATTACAGATTTTCAAAAGATGAAGTTAATAAGAACATTCTTATAGATAAATGCGATCAGTTGCTGAATAAGAATTTCGTATCTTTACCATCAACTAGTGTTGAAAGCCAGAAAGGTGTTGAAGGACCCGCAATCTTCAAGTTTAACGGTCAAAACAAATGGTGTCTGCTATTAGATTACTATGGAGGAGGAGGCTACTATCCCATGGTATCTACAGACATTGCATCTGGTGTGTTTACTAGACTAAATTCTTCAGAGTATAAGCTGCCAACCGGGCCACGTCATGGAACAGTAATGCCCATAACCCAGGCTGAATACAATGCAATTATGACAAAATGGGGAAACTCAGCACCAATTGAAGAACCCAAGACAACTCCGATACTTGAATACAAATTTGACGAGACAAAGACAGGAAATACAATCGCTGATACATCAGGTAATAACCGTAAGGGTACCTTGAACGGAAATGCAACATATGTATATGACTCTGAAAAGAAATCTCAAGTACTTTATCTAGATGGAACCACAGATACCTTTGCGGCTTTCCCACAGGGTTTCTTTGATGGCAGGAATACGGTAACAATATCTATGGATATTAAGCCGTTGACAGTATCAGGGAATTTCTTTACTTTTACTGTAGGTAAAGATACAAATAAATATATGTTTCTGAGAACACGGGATACTGAAAGCAGAAATGCAATTACTATAAATTCCTACTCAAATGAACAGGAGGTTAAGGCCACTACTGTACCTATAGCAAATAAGTGGATGAATATTAAGTTGGTAATAACACCTACAAGTATGGCTATATATAAGGATGGCTTGATGCTTGGCAGAAATAATAATGTGTCAATTTCAATGTCGGATTTGGGTACAAGTCTGATGGCTTATCTAGGTAAATCCTTCTACTCAGCAGATCTCTATTTCAAGGGCTATTTTGACAATGTAAAAGTGTACAATCGTGCATTTAATGAAACAGAAATTGCAGATGAATTTGGTATTGCTAACAAGCCAGTAAAAATAGTAAGTGCAGAAGATGTTACTGTTACCAAAAATGCAGGTCAATTACCTGAATTACCTTCGAAAGTAAAAGTTAATTACAGTAATGGTACAACAGGAAGTGCTAAAGTATTATGGGATGATATAAGTCAGGCTAAGTATACAGAGGATGGAATTGCTACAGTTGAAGGAGTATTATATGAAAATGAGTACGAAAATCCTTTAATATTGAACAGGGCAGATCCGTGTATTTATAAACATACAGATGGTTATTATTATTTCACTGCCTCATATACAGATGCTTCAAACGGACACAACAATGTAGGTATGTATCAATATGACCGTATAGTAATTAGAAAAGCATCAACCATTCAGGGCCTTTCCACTGCAACTGAAAAGGTAATATATACAAAGGCTCCTCTTCAAGGAAACAAAAGTCCTCATGTCTGGGCACCAGAAATACACTTTATTAACGGGAATTGGTATATTTATTATACAACTACCATATCCAGCACCGACGTCTGGCAAATACGGCCACATGTCTTAATGTGCCCGGGTAATCTGGATCCAATGGTAAAAGAAAACTGGCAGGACAAGGGACAGGTAAAGAAGACTAATTCTTCAGACATGGCTTTTAGTGGTTTCTCTCTGGATGAAACTGTTTTTGAGCATAACGGAAATATGTATATGGTTTGGGCTCAGAATGACCCTAATTCAAACTTATATATTGCTAGAATGAAAGATCCCTATACAATTGATACAAATGCTGTCAAGATTGCCACTCCTCAATACGATTGGGAAATTCATGCCTATAAAGTAAATGAGGGGCCAAGCGTTATTAAGAGAAACGGCAGAATATTCATTTCTTATTCCGCTAGCGGTACAGATGCTCTATATTGTATGGGACTTCTTACAGCCTCGGATAAAAGCGATTTATTGAATCCTAATTCTTGGGTAAAGACACCATATCCGGTAATGACCTTCAATACAGAGGCAGGCCAATACGGCCCGGGACATAATACATTTACAGTGTCTGAGGATGGTAGTGAAGATATCCTTGTATACCATGCCCGTCAGGAAGAAAAATACATTAGTGGTAGCTATGAACCCCTGTATGATGCAGGCAGACATACCCGTGTTCAGAAATTAGTCTGGAATAGCGACGGAACTCCTAACTTCGGAGTACCAATGGCAGACGGAAAAGTATTGTCAACGGTAAAGGTTAAAGCAAACATTGTTGAAGAGAACATTATAAAAGGAGCATCTGCAGAAGGATACAGTATCATTGGGACAAAATGTGATTCGGTAAATAAAAAGGCTACAGTATATTTCAGTCGTAGCAACAGTACTGTAAAGGATATTTCATCAGTGCCATTAAAATATCAGTTAGCAAACGGCTGTACAATAGATGGATTGGTTGGACACCCCATAGATTTGACACAGCCGGTATCGATTAGAATCAAGATGCCGGATGAGAGTATACAGGTATGGACAGTAGAAGGGATACTCTGCAATAATCCTGTTTTAGGAGGACAATTTGCTGACCCAGATATCAGTATATTTGGAGATAAATACTATATATATCCTACCACAGACGGTTATACAGGATGGAGTGGAACCCAGTTCCATGCATTTTCATCATCAGATATGATTAACTGGAAAGATGAAGGAGTTATTCTTGATGCAGGAGTGGGGAAGGATGTTCCTTGGGCGGTAGGAAGTGCTTGGGCGCCAACTATTGTAGAGAAGAACGGAAAGTATTATTTCTACTTCTGTGCAAAGCGTTCAGATGGTAAATCCTGTATTGGAGTTGCAACCTCGGAAAGTCCTAAAGGGCCATTTATAGCAGAAAGTGAACCATTAATCACACCGGAAAATCTGGAAAATGGAGTTACTGTAAGTCAGACAATAGACTCATCAGTCTTTACAGATGATGACGGAATTTCCTATCTGCTTTTTGGTAATGGCTCACCTGCTATAGTTCAGTTGAATGATGATATGATAAGCTTAAAATCAGGGTCTATGAAAAATCTGAGTGGTGCTGTTGATTTCAGAGAATCAATGACAGTGATTAAGAGGAACGGTCTGTATCATTTTACATGGTCGTGTGATGATACAGGTAGTGAAAACTATCATGTAAACTATGGTACTTCAAATAGCCTATATGGGCCTATTCAATATCAATACACAGTTTTATCCAAGAATCCGGACAACAATATTCTTGGATGCGGACATCAGTCAATTATAAAGCTTCCTAATAAAGATGAGTATTATATGGCTTATCACAGGTTTGTGACGCCATTGGGGCAATATAGCAGTGGTCTCGGCTACCATAGAGAGACCTGTATTGATAAAGTGGAGTTTGATGCCAACACCGGACTGATGAAGGTAGTAGTTCCTACATTAGAAGGGGTGGCAGAAACACCGCTTAACGTAGAAGTTGTAGGTGATTATAATGGAGACAAAACAGTAGACGCCATTGATTTTGCATATTTAAAGCAATACCTACTGGGAAAGATAGATAGTTTTCCTGTCCAGGACAAGATGTTTGTCGGAGATTTAAATATGGATGGTGAAATAAATGCTATTGATTTAGCCATACTCAAAGGGTATTTGCTGGGTAAGTATGATAAGTTGCCCTATGTTAATTAG
- a CDS encoding response regulator: MKMAKVYDLLISCPGDVSQFVGMFENVASKFNNFYGRENGVVLRTISWTNNAFPQFGGHPQKILDKQIVDKADFAVAVFWTRFGTETEDYGSGTEEEIERMLKDGKHVFLYFLDKPVSPSKIDQEQYAKIQAFKEKHKNEGLFFTVPDENALVNIFREHLELYIDSIHRGVEFSKTRGNKLILWVDDCPENNVYVRNILENYGLKFDLALSTERALNFMENNTYSLVISDMGRKEGPREGYVLLKKIRDSGNKIPFIIFSSDGSRLEHRVEAEKNGAQGSTDTVPEVVDMVLKELLNT, translated from the coding sequence ATGAAAATGGCTAAAGTTTATGACTTGCTAATATCTTGCCCAGGTGATGTTTCTCAATTTGTAGGAATGTTTGAAAATGTTGCGAGTAAATTTAATAACTTTTATGGGAGAGAAAATGGTGTTGTCTTGCGGACAATAAGTTGGACAAACAATGCCTTTCCACAATTTGGTGGACATCCTCAAAAAATTTTGGATAAACAGATTGTTGATAAAGCAGACTTTGCGGTTGCTGTTTTTTGGACAAGATTTGGTACAGAAACCGAGGATTATGGCTCGGGTACGGAAGAAGAAATAGAACGTATGCTCAAGGATGGAAAGCATGTGTTTCTTTATTTTCTTGACAAACCTGTCTCACCATCAAAAATCGACCAAGAGCAGTATGCTAAAATACAAGCGTTTAAAGAGAAACATAAAAATGAAGGTCTTTTCTTCACAGTACCAGACGAAAATGCTTTGGTAAATATATTTCGTGAGCATTTAGAATTATATATTGACAGTATTCATCGTGGAGTAGAGTTTAGTAAAACGAGAGGAAATAAACTGATACTTTGGGTGGACGATTGCCCTGAAAACAATGTGTATGTACGGAACATTCTTGAAAACTATGGGTTAAAGTTTGATTTAGCATTATCAACTGAACGTGCACTAAATTTTATGGAGAACAATACGTATTCGCTTGTTATATCTGATATGGGGCGAAAGGAAGGACCTCGCGAGGGGTATGTATTGTTGAAGAAAATACGTGATAGTGGCAACAAAATTCCATTTATAATATTCTCTTCAGACGGAAGTCGGTTGGAGCATAGGGTAGAAGCGGAAAAAAATGGGGCACAAGGGTCAACAGACACAGTACCAGAAGTGGTTGATATGGTATTAAAGGAATTACTTAACACATGA
- a CDS encoding EFR1 family ferrodoxin (N-terminal region resembles flavodoxins. C-terminal ferrodoxin region binds two 4Fe-4S clusters.) yields the protein MRSRIFYFSGTGNSLAIARELNNSLNDKACIIPLSIYRNEESVQINADVVGFAFPVHFMNVPDLVKSFIKKLIFKTNPYIFAIATCNGTPGISLSELNKCINKKGQSLSSVFLINMPGNALVTPHNLEVERLNTYKAKVTEISAKINNRSIIKIEGKDNLKTRIESSICELLGKHLYLNPKNVSYTYQCVGCGICENVCPLNNIKIINKRPHWKKDCSSCLACFHWCPKKAVRGGKMLNKRGQYHHPEISIEDMDLKIKF from the coding sequence ATGAGGTCAAGAATTTTTTATTTTTCTGGAACTGGAAATTCTTTGGCAATAGCAAGAGAACTTAATAACAGTTTGAATGATAAAGCATGTATAATTCCATTATCAATATATAGAAATGAAGAATCTGTTCAAATAAATGCAGATGTAGTAGGATTTGCATTTCCAGTTCATTTTATGAATGTTCCTGATTTAGTTAAGTCCTTTATAAAAAAATTAATATTTAAAACTAATCCATATATTTTTGCTATTGCAACCTGCAATGGAACTCCTGGTATAAGCTTGAGTGAATTAAATAAATGTATAAATAAAAAAGGACAATCATTGTCTTCAGTATTTCTTATTAATATGCCTGGAAATGCACTTGTAACTCCACACAACTTAGAAGTTGAAAGGCTGAACACTTATAAGGCTAAAGTAACTGAAATTTCTGCTAAAATTAATAATAGAAGTATAATTAAAATTGAAGGTAAAGATAACCTTAAGACTCGTATAGAAAGTAGCATTTGTGAACTCTTGGGAAAGCATTTATATTTAAATCCTAAAAATGTTTCATATACATATCAGTGTGTTGGTTGTGGAATATGCGAAAATGTATGCCCACTAAATAATATAAAAATTATAAATAAAAGGCCACATTGGAAAAAGGATTGTTCAAGCTGTTTAGCTTGTTTTCATTGGTGCCCTAAAAAAGCTGTTCGGGGTGGAAAAATGTTGAATAAAAGAGGGCAATATCATCATCCAGAAATATCTATAGAGGATATGGATTTGAAAATAAAGTTTTGA
- a CDS encoding MerR family transcriptional regulator has protein sequence MKYYLRGEIAKIADINVETLRFYEKNKLIPNPKRTSKGYRLYSEDTLIILSFIKSAKSAGFTLEQIRNLFQLLMV, from the coding sequence ATGAAATATTATTTAAGAGGTGAAATTGCCAAGATAGCTGACATTAATGTGGAAACACTAAGATTCTATGAAAAGAACAAGCTAATTCCTAATCCTAAAAGAACTTCAAAAGGATACAGACTTTATTCAGAAGATACATTAATTATCCTTAGCTTTATTAAGAGTGCTAAGAGTGCTGGATTTACTTTAGAACAGATAAGAAATTTATTTCAGCTATTAATGGTGTAG
- a CDS encoding nitrogenase component 1 codes for MSKVNLRLANVENREARLGSIVSWDGKASELSRLSQEQNESREISRNGCSGCAGNKKGGGCRINELNMPFNQQTMCNNAIVACQIGNLTDCILIEHSPIGCSANHPRFDLGFKIGLIRRHKPVESIRIFSTNLLEKDMVFGASDKLRQSIRDAFNRYAPKAIFISMSCSTAIIGEDIGAIASELEEEIGIPVVPLYCEGFRSKHWSTGFDISQHGIVRQIANKNPVRQPDLINIVALWGTDYFTDMLKPLGLRVNYIIDMASFEELQQTSEAAATATFCHTLGSYMATALEEEYGIPQIKGPQPYGIKGTDDWLRAVARTVGKDGQIEDYIKEQHEKWLPEIEKLKIKLKEFNGGKTVRGFVSTGSSFAHAMIEVVRDLGVDVNGSIVFHHDPTYDAGYPEQETLQHLIDASGDIDYFTVSKTQQFQFAGLLKRVNPDFIIIRHNGLAPVAAKLGIPSFAMGDEHFPLGYEGIVRTGNALLDILARKKFNNVLKRHVKLPYTEWWLNQPDQFILAKHPEILDEPEPVVETTKKKTVIKEVIA; via the coding sequence ATGTCCAAAGTAAACTTACGTCTTGCGAATGTTGAAAATCGCGAAGCAAGACTCGGTTCTATTGTATCATGGGATGGAAAGGCAAGTGAACTTTCCAGACTTTCGCAAGAACAAAATGAAAGTCGTGAAATTTCCAGAAACGGTTGCAGTGGTTGTGCTGGTAATAAAAAAGGCGGAGGTTGTCGCATAAATGAACTAAATATGCCGTTCAATCAGCAGACGATGTGTAATAATGCCATTGTCGCATGTCAAATCGGGAATCTTACAGATTGCATTTTAATTGAACACTCCCCAATAGGCTGTTCCGCCAATCATCCCCGATTTGATCTGGGTTTCAAAATAGGTCTCATTCGTCGTCATAAACCTGTGGAAAGCATACGCATTTTCAGCACAAATTTGCTTGAAAAAGATATGGTGTTTGGAGCAAGTGATAAGTTGCGGCAATCCATACGAGATGCATTTAATAGGTACGCACCGAAAGCAATATTTATATCAATGTCCTGCTCCACCGCTATTATCGGTGAAGATATAGGTGCAATTGCAAGCGAGCTTGAAGAAGAAATTGGTATACCCGTCGTTCCACTTTACTGCGAAGGCTTCAGAAGCAAACACTGGTCAACAGGTTTCGATATTTCACAGCATGGCATTGTCAGACAGATAGCGAATAAAAACCCTGTCCGGCAACCGGACTTAATAAACATAGTTGCACTTTGGGGGACGGATTATTTTACGGATATGTTAAAGCCTCTCGGACTGAGAGTGAATTATATAATAGACATGGCTAGCTTTGAAGAATTACAGCAAACTTCCGAAGCGGCAGCTACAGCAACATTCTGCCATACTCTCGGTTCATATATGGCCACTGCACTTGAAGAAGAATATGGTATACCGCAAATAAAAGGACCTCAACCATACGGCATTAAAGGCACGGACGATTGGCTCAGAGCGGTTGCTCGGACAGTTGGCAAAGATGGGCAAATAGAGGACTATATCAAAGAACAGCACGAAAAATGGCTGCCTGAAATTGAAAAACTCAAAATAAAGCTTAAAGAATTTAACGGAGGTAAAACGGTAAGGGGTTTCGTTTCAACAGGCTCATCATTCGCACATGCTATGATTGAAGTTGTCCGTGACCTTGGTGTGGATGTGAACGGTTCTATCGTTTTCCACCATGACCCGACTTATGACGCAGGTTATCCTGAACAGGAAACTTTGCAGCATTTAATAGATGCAAGCGGTGATATAGACTATTTTACCGTAAGTAAAACACAGCAATTTCAGTTTGCCGGACTTTTAAAACGTGTTAACCCCGATTTTATTATTATAAGACATAACGGTCTTGCTCCTGTTGCTGCAAAGCTCGGGATACCGTCATTTGCCATGGGCGATGAACATTTCCCGCTTGGGTATGAGGGAATTGTTCGTACAGGTAACGCATTACTTGATATTTTGGCTCGCAAGAAATTCAACAATGTATTAAAACGCCATGTTAAATTGCCATATACTGAATGGTGGCTTAATCAGCCCGATCAGTTTATACTTGCAAAGCACCCCGAAATACTTGATGAACCCGAGCCTGTTGTAGAAACCACAAAGAAAAAAACCGTAATTAAGGAGGTTATAGCATAA
- a CDS encoding LysR family transcriptional regulator: MTLQQLRYVITISETGSLNKAAEFLYVSQPSLTSTVKELEKEIGITIFHRSGKGVSLTSDGAEFLLYARQIYSQYESLLEKYGKNGNLKRKFGVSTQHYSFAVKAFVEMVKSFDTSKYEFAIRETKTKDVINDVSTHKSEIGILYLSDFNQKIIRRLLSTNNLEFHKLVDCKAYVYLWKGHPLAKESSIHFSQLAEYPCLSFEQGDNSSFYFTEEILSTNEYPRTIKACDRATMLNLMIGLNGYTLCSGIICEELNGTDFTTVPFEDDDLNPNSVMEIGYIIRKNTILSHMGSQYIEEIKKFLIANGKETDTRL, encoded by the coding sequence ATGACTTTACAGCAATTACGCTACGTTATTACTATTTCCGAAACAGGCTCGCTGAACAAGGCGGCGGAGTTTCTTTATGTGTCACAGCCTTCGCTTACAAGTACCGTCAAAGAACTTGAAAAGGAAATCGGCATTACAATTTTCCACAGGAGCGGTAAAGGGGTGAGCCTGACTAGTGACGGCGCAGAATTCTTACTTTACGCCCGCCAGATTTATAGTCAATATGAGTCGTTGCTTGAAAAGTATGGGAAAAACGGAAATCTGAAAAGAAAATTCGGTGTTTCCACACAACACTATTCCTTTGCGGTAAAGGCATTTGTGGAAATGGTAAAATCCTTTGACACCTCTAAATATGAGTTCGCCATACGGGAGACGAAAACAAAGGACGTTATAAACGACGTCAGTACGCACAAAAGCGAGATAGGGATTCTATACCTGAGCGATTTTAACCAAAAAATCATTAGGAGATTGCTCTCTACTAATAATCTTGAATTTCATAAGCTGGTTGATTGCAAGGCTTATGTCTATTTGTGGAAGGGTCATCCGCTGGCAAAGGAAAGTTCCATCCATTTTTCCCAGCTTGCCGAATATCCTTGTCTATCCTTTGAGCAGGGGGATAACAGTTCTTTTTATTTTACCGAAGAAATACTGAGTACCAACGAATATCCGCGGACCATCAAGGCATGCGACCGGGCAACTATGCTGAATCTGATGATTGGGTTGAACGGTTATACGCTGTGCTCCGGCATAATCTGCGAAGAACTCAACGGCACCGATTTTACTACAGTTCCTTTTGAGGATGATGATTTAAATCCAAATAGTGTAATGGAAATCGGTTATATCATCAGAAAAAACACCATTCTCAGTCACATGGGAAGTCAGTATATTGAAGAAATCAAAAAATTTCTTATTGCCAATGGCAAAGAAACCGATACGCGCCTATAG